The bacterium genome window below encodes:
- a CDS encoding 16S rRNA (adenine(1518)-N(6)/adenine(1519)-N(6))-dimethyltransferase, with the protein FSQAYARVELLRSVPAAVFRPKPRVDSCLVRWTFDKTAASRIKEDALFRRLVRTALNQRRKMLRSTLKPFEMQKLSRWDLTRRPEDLAVDEWVQLANDLT; encoded by the coding sequence GTTCAGCCAAGCCTATGCGCGGGTGGAATTGCTGCGGTCGGTGCCCGCCGCGGTGTTCCGTCCTAAACCCCGGGTGGATTCGTGTCTGGTGCGCTGGACGTTTGACAAGACCGCTGCGTCGAGGATCAAAGAGGATGCGCTGTTCCGCCGGCTGGTGCGCACAGCGTTAAATCAGCGCAGAAAGATGCTGCGTTCCACGTTAAAGCCGTTCGAAATGCAAAAATTGTCTCGCTGGGATCTGACGCGCAGGCCTGAAGATCTTGCCGTCGATGAATGGGTTCAGCTGGCGAACGATTTGACCTAA